In one window of Camelina sativa cultivar DH55 chromosome 15, Cs, whole genome shotgun sequence DNA:
- the LOC104744735 gene encoding probable alkaline/neutral invertase A, chloroplastic, with protein sequence MNAITFLGNSTMMIPSQCILRAFTRISPSKYIRDPAFRSYPSRFSSCVNQNKNPESNRILTPTNAVPFCTDRQSSVTTAQVVSEARSLSASTTCANDPTVGKIHTKNGLNVKPLDLERLKGDEKDEEVINGDDKRVNGDCYEGIKSNESEEEAWRLLRDSVVTYCDSPVGTMAAKDPTDTLPSNYDQVFIRDFVPSALAFLLKGESEIVRNFLLHTLQLQSWEKTVDCYSPGQGLMPASFKVRTLPLEEDKFEEVLDPDFGEAAIGRVAPVDSGLWWIILLRAYGKITGDYSLQERIDVQTGIKMIANLCLADGFDMFPTLLVTDGSCMIDRRMGIHGHPLEIQALFYSALRSSREMLTVNDSSKNIIKTISNRLSALSFHIRENYWVDKNKINEIYRYKTEEYSMDATNKFNIYPEQVSPWLMDWVPESSDCGFLIGNLQPAHMDFRFFTLGNLLSIISSLGTPKQNQAILNLIEEKWDDLVGHMPLKICYPALESSEWHIITGSDPKNTPWSYHNGGSWPTLLWQFTLACIKMGRPELAEKAVTLAEKRLQADRWPEYYDTRNGKFIGKQSRLYQTWTIAGFLTSKQLLQNPEIASSLFWEEDLELLETCVCVLTKAGRKKCSRAAAKSQILI encoded by the exons ATGAATGCCATCACTTTTCTTGGAAACTCAACGATGATGATACCTTCACAATGCATTCTCCGTGCTTTTACAAGAATCTCTCCATCTAAATACATCCGAGACCCTGCGTTTCGATCGTATCCTTCTCGGTTCTCAAGCTGcgtaaaccaaaacaagaatccGGAATCAAACAGAATCCTCACACCCACAAATGCTGTACCATTTTGTACCGACAGGCAGAGCTCTGTTACTACAGCTCAGGTTGTTTCTGAGGCAAGAAGTCTCTCTGCTTCCACCACCTGCGCGAATGACCCGACCGTGGGTAAAATACACACCAAGAACGGCTTAAATGTGAAGCCTTTAGATCTGGAGAGGTTAAAGGGAgatgagaaagatgaagaggTGATCAATGGAGATGACAAAAGGGTAAACGGAGATTGTTACGAGGGTATTAAGAGCAATGAATCCGAGGAAGAGGCATGGAGATTGCTGAGGGACTCTGTAGTGACATATTGCGATTCCCCTGTAGGAACGATGGCTGCTAAAGATCCAACAGACACACTGCCATCAAACTATGATCAGGTCTTTATTAGAGATTTTGTACCTTCGGCTCTTGCTTTTCTGCTGAAGGGAGAAAGCGAAATTGTTCGAAATTTCCTTCTTCACACACTGCAGTTGCAG AGTTGGGAGAAAACAGTTGACTGTTATAGTCCAGGACAAGGATTGATGCCTGCGAGTTTCAAAGTCAGAACTTTACCTCTCGAAGAGGACAAGTTCGAAGAGGTTTTGGATCCAGATTTTGGCGAAGCAGCTATAGGTCGTGTTGCTCCTGTTGATTCTG gTTTATGGTGGATAATATTGTTGAGGGCATACGGGAAAATCACAGGGGATTACTCACTGCAAGAGAGGATAGATGTGCAGACAGGGATAAAGATGATTGCGAACCTGTGTTTAGCTGACGGATTTGATATGTTTCCCACACTGTTGGTCACTGATGGCTCTTGCATGATAGATCGACGAATGGGTATCCACGGTCACCCTCTTGAGATCCAA GCTTTGTTTTACTCCGCTCTACGGTCTTCTCGTGAGATGCTAACTGTAAATGACAGCtccaaaaacataataaagacaATTAGCAACAGGCTCAGCGCTTTATCTTTTCACATTAGAGAAAACTATTgggttgacaaaaacaaaatcaatgagATTTACCGTTACAAGACAGAGGAGTACTCTATGGATGCCACTAATAAGTTCAATATCTACCCAGAGCAGGTTTCTCCGTGGCTAATGGATTGGGTTCCTGAAAGCTCTGACTGTGGATTCCTGATAGGAAACCTCCAGCCTGCTCACATGGATTTCAGGTTCTTCACCTTGGGAAACCTCTTGTCAATCATCTCCTCATTAGGAACACCAAAACAGAACCAAGCTATATTAAATTTGATTGAAGAGAAATGGGACGATCTCGTTGGTCATATGCCGCTTAAGATATGTTACCCGGCTTTGGAATCTTCAGAGTGGCATATAATAACCGGGAGTGACCCAAAGAACAC GCCTTGGTCTTACCACAATGGCGGGTCATGGCCAACACTTCTTTGGCAA ttCACACTGGCATGCATCAAGATGGGTAGACCAGAATTAGCAGAGAAAGCAGTTACCTTGGCAGAGAAGAGGCTCCAAGCTGATCGGTGGCCAGAGTACTACGATACAAGAAATGGGAAGTTCATTGGAAAACAGTCCCGGCTCTACCAGACATGGACAATTGCTGGCTTCTTAACTTCAAAGCAACTATTGCAAAATCCTGAAATAGCATCTTCCTTGTTCTGGGAAGAAGACCTTGAGCTTCTAGAGACTTGTGTCTGCGTTCTGACCAAAGCAGGCCGGAAGAAATGCTCTCGAGCCGCAGCAAAGTCTCAGATTCTTATCTAA